GTCGACCCACCGCCCGCGGCGCAGCGCCTCGAGCTGGTCGCTGAGGGCGGCGGGCAGGGCCGCCGAGTCGGTCATGACGTAGGCCACCCGGAGCCGCCCGCAGCCCCCCTGGGCCCAGCGAAGCCCGGCGACGATGGGTGCCAGCATGCTGTGGAGGGGCACCACGGCCACCGGCAGCCCTGCGAGGTCGAGGGCCTGGCGCACGGCCCGATGGTAGGGCGCTGCCGGCTCCTCCGCTGCCATGACGGCCAGCTGCAGGGGGGTGTAGCGCAGCTTGACGATGTGGCCCCGGCCACGGTCGGCGGGGCCGGTCAGCCGTCCGTGGGCGTCGAGCTCCGGCTCGAGCGGCGCCACCACCAGATGGCGGCCCCCCGTGCCGAGCCCCAGCGAGACGGCCGTGGTGTTGCACAGCACGCGCTGACCCGCTCGCCACCGCCGGGGCCCCAGGTCCACGAAGGCCCATGCCTCTCGGACGTGCGCCGGGTCAGGGGAGGCCCCCACCTCCACCAGCAGCCGCAGGCGGCGGGGGCCCGTCTCCCTCACTTCGCGGATGACGCCGGCCCGAAGCTCGATCACCAGCGGTCGGGCGGATCCGTCTCGACCGGCTCGCCTCAGCGCCCGGGCCGCCGCCCGAAGCCGCCGGGACGGCGGGGCTCCCCCCGGCCGTCTCGCCGGCGGCGCTCGTCACCGCCGCCTCGGGGCGCGGTCGGCTGTCCGTCGGCCTGTCGCTGAGAGGCGGGGAGCGCCTCCTTGCGGGAGAGGTTGATGCGCCCGAGCCGGTCGATCTCGGTCACCTTGACCAGTACCTCGTCGCCGACCTGCACCACGTCCTCGACGCGGCCGACCCGATCCGGTGCGAGCTCGGAGATGTGCACGAGCCCCTCCTTGCCCGGCAGGATCTCGACGAAGGCGCCGAAGCTGGTGGTGCGCTTCACCTTGCCCAGGTAGACGGCGCCGACCTCGACGTCGCGGACCAGATTCTGGATGATCTCGGCGGCCTTCTTGCCGCTCGCCTCGTCGGTGGAGGCGATGTAGACCCGCCCGTCGTCCTCCACGTCGATCTCTACGCCGGTCTGCTCGATGATCTTCCGGATCATCTTGCCGCCCGGGCCGATGACGTCGCGGATCTTGTCGACGGGGATCTCCAGGGTGATGATGCGCGGCGCCCTCGGCGACAGCTCCGGCCGCGGCTTGGGGATGACCTGCAACATCTTGTCGAGGATGAACAGGCGCCCGGCCCGGGCTTGCTCCAGGGCCCGGGCGAGGATCTCGCGGGTGATGCCGTGCACCTTGATGTCCATCTGGATGGCAGTGACGCCATCGACGGTGCCGGCCACCTTGAAGTCCATGTCGCCCAGGGCGTCCTCGATGCCCTGGATGTCGGTCAGCACGACGAACCGGTCCTGCCACTTGACCAGGCCCATGGCCACGCCGGCCACCGGCTTGCGGATGGGCACGCCGGCGTCCATCAACGCCAGGGTGCTGCCGCAGACGCTGGCCTGCGACGTGGAGCCGTTGGACTCCAGCACCTCGGAGACGAGCCGGATGGTGTAGGGAAACTCGGTTTCGGGCGGGATGACGGGCAACAGGGCCCGCTCCGCCAGCGCACCGTGGCCGATCTCGCGCCGGCCGGGGGCGCGCATGGGCCGCACCTCGCCCACGCTGTAAGGCGGGAAGTTGTAGTGGTGGATGTAGCGCTTACGATCCTCCTCGCGCAGGTCGTCGAGGAGCTGCTCGTCGGACTTGAGCCCCAGGGTGCAGGAGGTGAGCACCTGGGTCTGTCCGCGCACGAAGAGGCCCGATCCGTGCACCCGGGGCAGGAGCCCCACCTCGCAGTAGATGGGGCGGATCTCGTCGTAGGCCCGGCCGTCGGGACGCTCGCCGTCCTCCACGATCATGCGGCGGACCTCGTCCTTGAGCAGCTTGTCGAGGATGGTCTCGACGTCCTTGAGCAGGGGCGCCGCCTGCTCCTCTCCGCCGTGCTCGGCCACGAAGCGCTCCACGATCTCCTGCCGGGCCCGCTCCACGGCCTCCTCGCGGGCCATCTTGTCGGGGTTCTTGACGGCGGCAGCCAGCAGCGGGCGTCCGACCTGCTCGACCCACGCCTTGACCGCCGGGTCGGGCGTGAAGAGGGGCACCTCCACCTTGGGCTTGCCCACGTCGGCCCGCATCCGATCGATGAGGGCCACGATGCGCTGGATCTCCTCGTGGCCCCTCATGATGGCGTCGAGCATCTGCTCCTCGGGCACCTCGTCGGCGCCGGCCTCGACCATCATGATGGCGTCGCGGGTGCCGGCCACCACCAGGTTGAGCCGGCTGGTGCGCT
This genomic interval from Limnochorda sp. LNt contains the following:
- a CDS encoding DUF3866 family protein, translated to MIELRAGVIREVRETGPRRLRLLVEVGASPDPAHVREAWAFVDLGPRRWRAGQRVLCNTTAVSLGLGTGGRHLVVAPLEPELDAHGRLTGPADRGRGHIVKLRYTPLQLAVMAAEEPAAPYHRAVRQALDLAGLPVAVVPLHSMLAPIVAGLRWAQGGCGRLRVAYVMTDSAALPAALSDQLEALRRGRWVDLVVCSGQAFGGDLEAVHAASALAVAQRAGADVAIVGPGPGVVGTGTALGTTCLEVASVADLVGALGGRAVVVPRLSIADRRGRHRGLSHHDQTALGRLASRRSLVVLPSSLSRAWRRRVVSQASRSGILARHRVVEVEPAPAEALAVLPVPPESMGRHYDDDPPLFDACLAAGRLLASMAGGAPRRREGEWP
- the pnp gene encoding polyribonucleotide nucleotidyltransferase yields the protein MFDVRRYEMELAGRELVLETGRLARQAGGAVWARYGDTVVLVTATMSRQPREGIDFFPLLVDFEERMYAVGKIPGGWGRREGKPGEAAILSARMVDRPIRPLFPEGFRNDVQVVVTTLSVDHDAPPDVLGIIGASAALTISEIPFLGPVGAVRMGLVDGQIVVNPTADQQRTSRLNLVVAGTRDAIMMVEAGADEVPEEQMLDAIMRGHEEIQRIVALIDRMRADVGKPKVEVPLFTPDPAVKAWVEQVGRPLLAAAVKNPDKMAREEAVERARQEIVERFVAEHGGEEQAAPLLKDVETILDKLLKDEVRRMIVEDGERPDGRAYDEIRPIYCEVGLLPRVHGSGLFVRGQTQVLTSCTLGLKSDEQLLDDLREEDRKRYIHHYNFPPYSVGEVRPMRAPGRREIGHGALAERALLPVIPPETEFPYTIRLVSEVLESNGSTSQASVCGSTLALMDAGVPIRKPVAGVAMGLVKWQDRFVVLTDIQGIEDALGDMDFKVAGTVDGVTAIQMDIKVHGITREILARALEQARAGRLFILDKMLQVIPKPRPELSPRAPRIITLEIPVDKIRDVIGPGGKMIRKIIEQTGVEIDVEDDGRVYIASTDEASGKKAAEIIQNLVRDVEVGAVYLGKVKRTTSFGAFVEILPGKEGLVHISELAPDRVGRVEDVVQVGDEVLVKVTEIDRLGRINLSRKEALPASQRQADGQPTAPRGGGDERRRRDGRGEPRRPGGFGRRPGR